The nucleotide window TTCCATAAGGCTATAGCGCCTTCAATCTTCAGTCCCGGCTTCCACTTAAGCTCAAGCGGATCAAAGCGAAGCCATCCAAAGATGTAGCCGTCCACAATTATCTCATACACATCATCTTCACCGGGGGTTTTGTTCAAAAGAACTATCTTGCCATCTAGTATTTCTCCAACATCAACGCCATAGTGGGCTTTAAACTCTCTCTTAATGAACTCAATATCCTTTTCGAAGGCAAACCTCACATCAGCAGGCGGAGTTAAATCTACCCTGAAACCCTCACCGTGAATATCACACTTCTCGCTTATCAGGGGAACATTGCACTTCTCGCACCAGTGAATGTGAGCCTTACCCAAAAATACCGGGCCCTTTCTCATTATCTCACCTCTTGGAGAAAAGAAAGGCATAGGGTTTATAATACCTGTGGTTCAGGAAAAGTATTGACCAAAAAATTTATAAGCGCATTGTAATCCCTAACTTATCGAGGGCCGGTAGCTCAGCCTGGTTAGAGCACCGGGCTTTTAACCCGGTGGTCGCGGGTTCGAATCCCGTCCGGCCCGCCACTACAAATCTTAACTCTTCTGGGAATCGAAAGAGCTTAAAGTTCTTAATGCTAATTATCCTACGGGTGATAACATGGACGTTTTTGAACTGGCTAAAAAATATCATGTTGAGCTGGGCATAAAAGAGCCGAGTTTTGCCACGATGGCGGCGGAGCTTTTTGGAGACCTTGGACTGAGCATAATGAACCATTTAAAAGAAGAGGGATACACTTTAAAGGGTACAAGATTTTTGGACTATGAGAAAAGCCTTGTGCTGGAAATAGTAAAAGAAAACAAGAGCTACGAAATCCTCTTGAGAAAGCTCTAATAGTTCACTTCGTACTCGAAGATTATTTCCTCTTTTTCTCCCGGGCCAACTGTTACTTTAAATTCTACATAGTCTGCGGTCTCTGTTATTGGGCTAACTGAGCTCTCTAAGATTTTTCCACGCCACTTGTAGTGTCTGACAACTACTTCCTTCTCTTCGTTGCCAAAGTTTTCCAGAGTGACTTTAATTTTATAGTAGGAATATCTGTCTCCCCGCCTTTCTTCCAGCACCTCAGTTTTTCCTTTCAAGTCTACATCCCTGCCAAGCTTAAGCCTTAAACTGTCCCCCTTTGCAGTGTGATCTATAACCTGCTCCCCAATTAAGACGTTCTTGTCTTCCATTTCTTTGTAGATTTCCACAACACCTCCGGGGAGAACCTCACTTGTCTTTAAGGATATTATTTCATAAACATCCTGGCTTCCACCATAGGGATAGCTTTCATAGAGGTATTCCCTCGTGAACTCGCTCTCCTGGTAGATGTACGGGATGAGTTTTTTCTCAAATGCCGCTATGTCAAGGGTTCCGAGCTTGTACAGGTAAAAGGCCTCTAATTTTGTTCCCTGAATTGGTTGTTGAGGCACTTCTTTTGTAGCTGACTCCATTGTATAGTATCTTCCCATAATCACCTGAGGAGGCTGGTAAAACTGAACATCTCCCGAAACAAGCAAAACATCAGCGTTTTCAAAGCTCTTGTTCGTAGGATTGTCAATCACCACATACCCATAAAACTCGGCCCTGTCTCTAAGGTAGAGCTTGTATCTTGAGCTCCAGCTTATTCCTCCAACCCTGTAAATGAGCTTAAAGAAGTACTTTCCATCTTCCTCAGCGTTTACTATGGCATAGATCTCTGCAGTGCTTTCTTCTCCGATTGAGTCCATTTTCATGTAAGCAATGTCTTCAGAGCTTACCAGATAATAGCCATCTCCCTGTATTGCTATTTTCCCGTCTTCATACCCCAAAAACTCGCCGCTTACGGTTTCTCCGCTTTTCAGTTTTACCGTAATCTCTTCTCCTATGTTCGCTTCCATAAGGTTCTTTCCCGCTGTCCCCTTGCTTACAACACCGAGTACCTTCACTTTCTCGTCAAGAGGCTTTAATGTAACTTCATCAATTCGGAGCCCCTCAAGCATATCTAGAGGGACTTTATTTATCCCTGTTTTCAGCTCAACTTGAATCGTCTTCTCGACAACTCCAATCTTGGCAGAATCATAAAGTGCGAGGGCAGTAGAACCTTCTTCAGCTTTCGTTTGGTGAAATACAATCACAGCCAGAAGAACAAAAATCACTAATGCTCCTCCAATGATTTTTCTATTCATTTCAATCACCTGTAAGGGATATCTCCCCCCATCCTATTTATAGTAATCGACAGCTTCAACCACATTCGAAATGGAAAGACTTTTAACATTGTCAACATAACTGAAACTGTCATCACTATAATCGAGGTGGTAGCTATGGATAGAGTTGCAAAAGCTAGGGAAATAATCGAAAAGGCAAAAGCCGAAAACAGACCACTTGTCGAACCGGAGGCAAAGGAAATTCTCAAGCTTTACGGCATTCCAGTTCCGGAGTTTAAGGTCGCAAGGAACGAAGAAGAGGCCGTTCAATTCGCAAGGGAAATAGGATACCCAGTTGTTATGAAGATCGTTTCTCCACAAATTATCCACAAGAGCGACGCCGGTGGTGTTAAGGTTAACATAAAGAACGACGAAGAGGCTAGAGAAGCCTTCAGAACTATTATGCAAAATGCAAGAAACTATAAACCCGATGCTGACCTTTGGGGTGTCATAGTTTATAGGATGCTCCCACTTGGCAAGGAAGTCATCGTTGGTATGATAAGAGACCCACAATTTGGCCCCGCAGTGATGTTTGGTCTCGGTGGAATATTCGTCGAGATTCTCAAAGATGTAAGCTTCAGAGTTGCTCCAATAAGCAAAGAAGAAGCCCTTGAGATGATCAAAGAGATAAAGGCTTACCCAATCCTTGCTGGAGCAAGAGGAGAAAAGCCTGTTAACATTGATGCTCTCGCAGACATCATAGTCAAAGTCGGAGAATTATCCCTAGAGCTGCCCGAAATAAAGGAACTTGATATAAACCCAATTTTTGCTTACGAAGACAGTGCAGTTGCAGTTGACGCAAGAATGCTCCTTTGATTTCTTTTCTTTTAAAAATTTAGAGAAGAAAAGACTAATACCAGGTTTCAGCTATAACGTCGTGCTTGTGTATGCTCTCATGGCTTATGACTTTCACGTGGATTTTACCTTTAAACTTCTGCTTTGCCTTGAAGATTATCTCCCTCGCAACGTCTTCCACGAATTTGGGGTTTGAATACATGTTCTGAACAACTGCGTTCTCATCAATCGTCTTCAATAGAGTATATGTCGGGGAGCTGAAAGAACTCTCCACAACATCTATCATGTCCTCAAGAGCGATTGCCTCATCATAGTCCGTTCTTACTTCAAGCCTGGCAACTGCTCTCTGAATGTGGGTTTTCCCCTGATTATTGGCCATAGCATGTGGGCAAGCAGTGTTTCCAATTACAATAACCCTTAAAACTTTTTCGAGCTTTTCCGGCTCCTTTATTACTCCGACTTCAACATCATACGTCTCAAGGCTGAGTTTTTTGCTTGCAGGGGTTTCTCTTTCCATAATAAGCTGTGTTTTAATCCATACTTCAGCCCTTTTGTGCGGATGCTTTCTTTCCAGCCTCTTTATAACCGAAAGGCCGAGTTCTTCGAGGGAGGTGTGTGCTTCTTTCACTTCTTCCTCAATTGCCTCGCTCATCGTTTCAGTAATGCTTTCAACAAGCCTGCTCATGTGAATGCCTTTCTTTTCCTCAGGAACGTCTATCGTTATCTCAAACGTTGGGATAAAAGTGTAAAGCTTACCTTTCCAGTTTATCCTCGCTATTGTTCTTAAGTTTGTTATGCCAACTCTATGAAGCCTCTCTTTAATCTCGGGAATCTCTTCCTGGGTTTCAAACATCTTCTCACCTCCATTAGGAAACCTAACCGGTTCTTTTAAACTTATCTCAAAACTCCATATGATTTTCATAGCTTTTTTGCACGGTAGTGTCTTCTTGCTGAGATAAACCAATACTTGGCTTGTCTCATACTTTTGACAAAGCAACATAAGCAAAAATGGCAGTATCTACTCATCTACCTACCGTTTATTATATAATAGACGGTTCTCAGTGGAATGTTGAGCTCTTCACTTATTTCTCTAGGCGTTTTCCCCTTCTTAATGAGTTCTTCAATAAGCTTTAAGGTATCTGGATCGTACTTTTTAGGCCTTCCCCGGGAATTGTTCATAGGAACAAGCTTGATTCCCATTTGATTGAGGGCTTTGATAATTTTTTTGGAGACCTTTGGATACAAACTGGGAGGGCATCCAATGACCTTCACATTTGGGGCCCTTTCAAGTATTTTCACAAGGATTATCTTGGTCGGCCGGAGATTTATGTAAACCTCGGTGACGTCTTTATTGAGCTTCTCCTCTAGCTTCCTCAAAAGGTCATCATTATTCCTCGCCTTTATCTCGATCTTCATATCCCCTCACCCTTGGAGAAGCTCCAAAAATTGCTTTGCTTTATCACTCTTCGGCATAAACCTCTCAAATTTGCTTGTATCCTCAAACAGACTCATATGCAGGCCAGAAAGTACGAATTTTTCGATAGCCTCCTTAAGCTCCTCTTCATTTATCCCAAGTAGCTCGCTGACTTTTTTCTCATCGAACGGGCTAACACCATAAAGGATAACTCCGCCCAAAAGGTAGTTTGGAATGTTTGAAATCTCGCTCCTTCTCCCGCTTAAAAGGGTTTCAGCCTCGCATTTTCTAATGAGAAGCATGCTGCCAAATCCGGTACGGAACCCGGGCTCATCCATAAACGGCAGATCAAAAATTGAGTAGTGACAATCTATACACGGCCTTAGCTGAGGATATAAGCCGATTGTCTCTCTTTCTTTTTCAGAGGTTAGGTAATAATACCTGAACAAATCGAGGGCAAGGATTTTAGCTCCCTCTTCTGGATAGAGAGAAGCATAGGCAAGCGCCAAATTATCTATGGTGTAGTGGCTGTTTATAAGAACCCCCTTGGTTTTCACGTAGGTTAAGAGCCTCCATCTGAACTTCTGGCCAAAGCGCTTCTTGAGTTCTCTGTCCACATCTGCGTCCAGCGGAAGCTCGACTTTCTCCTTCTTTAACCGCCCGCCCTGCCAGTACTCTACCTCTATCCTCATTCCCTTTCTTTGCACCTGTCCTTTTTCTTTGAGCTTGGATTTTATTTCCTTAAATGTATCTCTGGTCTTGGTGTCTTTCTGACTTAGAATCCTAAGGACATCCCCCGAATAAGCCAGATATGGCAGTATTTCTATCCTCCCAAGTTTAATGGGCTTTTCAGACACTTTCATTGAATCAAGGTCCTCTTTGTTGGTAATGTCCTTAATCTCGATGACTTTCTTCCCCTTGTAGAAGGTATAGTTGGATTCAATTGTGGCAAGAGCCATCTTATGGGCGGTTATCGCTGTTCTAAGCCGCTCGAGGGTTAGCATGCGGTAGTGATTTCTTAACAGAATTCTTCTAATATGTGGGTCTACTTCCTTTTTACTTGATGTTGCATAAGAGAGCGTTTCACCAACTCTGCGGGAAAGTTCATCTTCCAGGTCTCTAAGAAAGGCAAGATTGCGGTTTAAATTAAAAGCTAAATAAAGAGGGTCAAAATTCTCAAATAACCTGTTCATGTTTGTTTTTATGTCGTCCAAAACCCTATTTATCTGAGCTATAAGCTCTTCAGTTGTCGTCATGGCAGGAGCTCCTCGTTGGCAATTTTTTCGGGGAGGTATTTCTTCGCAACGAACTCCAAACTCTTGTTTGCCAGAGCCTGCTGTTCAATCCTTACTCCCCATTTGAGAGCCAACTTAAGCTGTCTCTGCCACTCCTTGTTCTGGAACCATGGGTAGTTCATCTCCTCTATGATACGCTTGTAATCTCCCGTTGGACCGCCTTTCTTGTTCGGTGGGATTCCCTTGAGCTTTTCTGTAACGTTTTCGAGACCGTATTTTTTAATATCGTCCATCGTCATACCAACGAATTTTGCCTCTGGCGTTGCAAGCTTTTCGCTGAGGTAAGCGAGATTTATTGAGCCCTGCTTGATTGTAGAGTATATATACCATCCGTAGGGGTCACCATCAGTAAAGACGATGATTGGCAAACCTTCCTCGTAGTGGAGCCTGTGTATAAGTCTTCTAACACCTCTTGAAGCCTGACCTTGAGTTGCCACTATTAAGGCTTTCTCCTTCTTCGGATACTTTTCTTCTATAAGCCTATCGGCCATAGCGGCGGTTTCTACTACAAGGACGTAATCCACATTGATTTCCGGGAACTCTATGTGCTCCACTGTTCCAGGAACTGCCCATCCACCCATACCAAGCTTTGAAGCGTTGAACTCGTCTTCGCCATCTTTAATGACTATGTCCCCGTAAATGTATCCTCTTCTGTCTGCAGTTATGTGCATTTCCTCTCTCAAAACTCCGAACATTCTCTCCAAATCCTCTATGATGGGGTCGCTCTCGCTCTGGTCTTCGAAGGTATTTTCATGTGTGCCGGGAATGGTGTGTTTGTTTGCATAGTAAGCTTCTCTCAAGCTCGCGTGTTTGCCCTCGGCAACTAACCTCTTTATATAAGCCGCTATCAAGAGCGTCTGCATGAATTTTCTCGCATGGGCAACGTTAAAGAGATATCTCCTTGAAGTCTTGTCACCCATCTTAATCACGCGGTCTTTTTCGTCGAAGTAAACGTTGCTGAGACCTCTGGTGGGAACATCTATGAAGGGGTTCCTGCCAGCTTTTAGTTCTTCAAGGATTTCTTTTCCAAATTCCTCAAGCTTTTGAAGGACTTTCTTAGGATCGTAGCTGAAGCGTTCCTTAGGCTTCTCACGTTTAAGCATTCTCCTCAGCCTCCAGTGGCTTTTCTTCTATGGTTTCAAATTTCTTTTCAATAATCTTTATCAGAAGGGTTTTTATTGTGCCTTCAGGCTCTCCGGTTAGAATGCTCAAAGCCCTACTTATCTCGGGAACGTACTTCTCAAACGTCTTCCTTCTTTTCACCTGGTAGAGCTTGCGGTGTTTTCCTCCGAGATATTTGGCAAGCCTTCTAGCGACTTCCATTATGGCGAGTCTTATTTCTTCATATATTTCATCTTCACTGGCAATACTCTGCTTTCCTGTAGAAGTGTAGGGGACGTGCACGCTGACCACATTAACCAAAAGCACCAGCGGCGTTCTTTCGAGATCATCCACCCTGTATCTCTTCCAGTCAATGCTTCTTGCTGCTGAAGTTATAACACACGAACCGGCATCAAAGAGCAGAGGAACTCTGTTAGCATACCTAAGAACGTCAAAGCCACTGCTCAGCTCTCCCCCAAATGCCAAGCCCACTTCTACTTGGAAAGGAATCCCCCCGCGGTAGACTTTGGGAGGTCTCGTTACGGCAGTTACGAACTCTGGCTTTAAAATGCCCGAAAGTCCTTTTTCTATGTTTTCCTCTCCAATTGGCCTCAATCCATGGGTGGGTGGGGCCAAGAAAGTCATGTACTTAAATGCCTCTACAATCTCTTCAGCTTCGTGCCAAGTGAGCTTTTCAGGAGGCTTTTCCATGAGTTTCTCGGCTTCCTTGAGGGCATTTTTGCCTTTCTTTCCAAAACTTGCGAGTACTTTATCGACCTCCCCTTCGGCGAGCCTCTTTAGGAGTTGCTCTCTAACTCTCTGCTCCTCCTCTTCCTTTATAAGCCTCAATGCCGCGATGTACTTCACAAGCTCCTCTACCTTTTTGTCACTTATTCTCGAAAACTCGCCTATAAGGAACGTTCTCACTGTTGTCCTTGATGTCCTCCTGGCCATCCTGTAAATGTCATCCGTCATTACTCCCTTTGGATGTGGCTTCATTTCCTCCGGTGGCTCTGGAATTTCTTCACTGCTCCTTGGGAAGACTATCAGCTTTCCATCTGGTTCTATAAGTTCAATATGAGCATGAGGATTGGCTATAGCGGTGAGCTTAAGATACCAGTAAGGGCCCTGTTTAGAGCGGATGTAACGAACTTCTTTGACTTCCATCTCTATCCTTGTTCCTCTCCATCCAGTGGGATTGGGGTGCTTTATCTTCTTGAAAATCTTTCCTTCGTTCTTTTCCACATCTATGCCAACCCATGCCTCGATTATCTCATCCCCGCCAGTGGATGTTATGACTCTAGTAGCTTTACCGCTTGTGATTTGAGCAAACATTACAGCACCGCTAATACCAATACCCTGCTGCCCTCTGCTTTGAATGTTTCTGTGGGCCTTTGTACCGGCAAGCATTTTACCAAAGACGTGTGCTATGTAGTTTTCAGGGATTCCAGGGCCGTTGTCCTCGACGATTATTTTGTAGTGCTCAGATCCGAGCTCCTCTATCTCCACTCTAACGTAGGGCGGTATTCCAGCTTCTTCACAAGCGTCCAGAGAGTTTGTTACAGCCTCGTGAATAATGGTTGTAAAGGAGCGCACTTTTCCGGTATAACCAAGCATTGCAGCATTTCTTCTAAAGAACTCACTGACGCTCTGGATTTTAAATTCTTTAAAAAGCTTGTTTGCTTCAGAATTTGCCATAGTACATGCCTCCTTCAAGTTCTAAATCCTTCTTCCTTCTTTCAAGGTATTTGTAAACGGTTCCGTGTGGAGAACCTTTTGCAAGTTTTTCAACTGCAGTTTTAGCTATTTGAACTTGGATTGGATTTCCAATGATGGCAACAGTCTTCCCGTAGACGCTTATATCTGCTCCGCTCATTTCTTCGATTATCTCTCTCGTCCTGCCTTTTCTACCGATTATTCTCCCCCTAACTCTCGGAAGTGCATTCTTCTCGTTCCCTACAACAACGTCGGTCAGGTCAACCACTTCGAGAATCTCACCTTCATTAAGCAGCCTAAATGCCCTCTCCGGGGAAAATCCCCTTCCGATGGCCAACACAATGTCTCTCGCCTTCCATACTGCCAAAGGATCGTCGGTTTTTTCTGTAGAAGTAATGAATACCTCTCCAGTCTGGCTGTCTATCTCTATCTTGGTTTTTGTAGCCTCTTCAATCTTTTTCTTTGTCTCGCCCTTTTTCCCAATAACCACTCCAATTCTCTCTTTTGGAATCCTCACGAATTCTTCCTGCTCGCCAAGAGCTTCAAACTCTTCAATCTCAAAGGACTTTTCCGGTTCTCCCTCCTTGTCCACATACTCATACTCTTTCAGCTTCTTTTCAAATTCGTCCATATCAATCACCCGTCAGTTCCTTAAACTTCTCCTCAAGGTTGTCAACGCTCACTCCTTTTTTGGCGAAGTAATTGATGATGTTTCTCAAATCACGATAAAGCAGTGAGAGTGCCATCCTATTCCTTTTTACCGTTGCCTGAGACCAGTCAATTATCACTGGCTTATCCCATATAAGGATGTTATACTCACTAAGGTCACCATGAACCATGTCTCCCCTTTTCCAGAGCTTTTCAATTGAATCCATGACAAAGTTATAAAGCTCTTCAAATTCTTCTTTGCTGAGCTCTTTTTCCACGTCTTTTAATCTTGGAGCGGGGTATTCATCTCCGATAAACTCCATTATGAGCACGTTATTGCTGAACGCTATTGGCTCCGGGGCCCTAACAGCGTATTTCATGGCCCTCTGGAGATTTTTAAATTCCCTCCTGGTCCATACAAAGACAAGCTTTCTAATGTCTTTCGGCAGATACCCAATTCTTGGATCCGCTGCCAGATACTCCCATATTCGCCTAAATTCAGTTGTATAGGTGCGATAGATTTTAACAGCAATGGGATTGCCCTCGGCATCAATGCCCATGAACACATTTGCCTCTTTTCCCGTTGAAATCACACCGAGCAGTTTCTCTATGTTTCCCCTTCGGTGGAAGTAGGAAAGAGTATCAACTGTAGTCCTATCGAATACCTCACTAAACACTTTATAGAGCTCACTATCCTTTTCTCTGTGTTCTTCTAATCCTAGGATGCGTGCTATTTCCCTATCTATGTCTTGAATTTTCATACTCCATCACAGAGTCAAACCGCCAGTAAGGAAGTCCTGAGTAATCTTGTTCTTCCTGATAAGCCAGTCAACTTGGGTCCTTGTATAACGATAAACTATGTCTCCCCTCTCGTCGCTCTGTACTTCCCATGGTTGGACTATAACCACATCTCCCACCTTAATCCACATTCTCCTTCTAAGCTTTCCTGGTATTCTGCATCTTCTAACCTTTCCATCTGAGCATCTGACATCCATCCAGCCTGAACCCAGTGCTTGCTCCACTATTCCAAACACTTGGTTGTCCTTCGGAAGAGGAACCCTAATAACTTCCTCCCCTTCAAAAGTTCTGTTTTTATCGTTCCTTGGCATGAGCATCACCTCAAGTGGTTTGTTTGATAACTTTATAAGCCTAAGCTTTTGCAAATATTTTCTACTGTCCTATTAGGTGGGGTGTTTTTAAAATTTTTGCATGAACTCATTTAAACATCCACAAAATTGAAAAGGGGAGGAGTCTAAATTCTAATTACAAAAAGCGAGGGATGAAATATGAAAGAAATAATACTCCTCACGGGTCCTCCCCTTAATGGGCGAGATGAATATGCGGAAGACGCATTAAAACTTGCAAAAAACGAGAGCTTTCAGTATTATCATGTGTTTGATTACCTGAAGGAAGTCGGAAGAGAAAAAGGCGTCAAAATAACAAGAAAAAACGTTTTAGACTTTGCAATAAGCCATCCGGACTTAATGAACAGCATTCGAGATGAGGCTTTCAAAAGGATAAAAGACGAAATCGATAAGAGCGAAAAGGCATTTCATATAGTCTCAACCCCGGCCCTCTTTAGATGGGGAAGTGGGAGCGTTTTGGGCTTCACCCTGAGCAACCTGAAGCTTCTAAGACCGAGTAGGGTCATCATAATGCTTGATGACATTCTAAGCGTCAGAAGAAGAATAATTCACGACAAGGAGTGGTTTGAACGCTTCGGAGAAGACAAAGAGAACATCAAGCTTACTACCCTTGTTATGTGGCGTGAGGATGCAATAAACCACGTAAAGACCCTCGTTCATGAGCTTAACAAAGAGGGAATTCAAGTTAGATACGTCCTGCACTTTGGAATTAGACACCCGCCTCAGACGTTTGTAGATTTGATTTTCCATGAAAAAGAGAAACCTCTGGTATATCTGAGCTACCCCATGACGGGACACGAAGAGGAATACTATCATAGGGTTAGAGGGTTTTACGAAAAGCTCAGCAAGTACTTCACGGTTTTAGACCCCGGAGCGCTTGATGACTGGTGGATTGTTGCGGAGTATGATGCTCAAGTGGAGAAAAATCCAGAGGTGCAGAGAATAAAAATTAGGAACATCTGGGACGGAGAAGAGATAGAAGAGCTAGACAGAGAGGACATAGAACAAGCCACAGACATTTTGAGGAGGCAACTTGTTGAGAGGGACTTCAATCTAGTGGATGTAAGCAAGGCTATAGCGGTTTATCACTACGCTGAAGGCGTTTCCGCAGGGGTCATAAGTGAGATGGCGGAAGCATATAGGACTCTCGGAGCTATCTATCTCTATTACCCATTTAAAAAGAGGCCAAGCCCTTTCATGGAGTTCTACGGCATGCAAAATCCCTCAAGGAGAACCATGTTCAAAGACGAAGATGAGATGATCCAAGCTATGGTTGAAGAGAAGGAGTACTGGACAGGGCGTGTTTATAGTAACCTTTATTAGGGTTTTTGCCGAATTCTTTCAGGTGGTTGCCGTGATCCCCAGATGGGATCACAGACTCAAAGACCCTGAAAGCGTGGCATTCACAATTCTTGACGTTTTAGCAGACTTCGAATCAGAAGGAAAGCTGAAGAACCTGCCAAAATCCAAAAAATTTCCAGTAAAAACAATACTGGCAATACTCCTCTTTAAACAATACTACAACCTACCCCTCAGAGACGCCCAGCACTACGGCAGAAAATTCTTCGGAGCAAACATTCACTACTCAACCCTCCACAACTGGGAGAAAAAGCTGAACCTCGAAGAACTGACAAACCACCTCCTGAAAAAACTCCAGAAATTACCCTACGCCAGCACTCAAGCAGACTCAACCATTATCACAAATAAAAAAAGGGCAGGATAGAAGTTCAGGCAATAACGAGAATCCTGCCGGGTTTACTGTATCCGGTTGCTGTGAGGATCACAACTTCTGAGAACGAGCTGATTGAACTCCTGCCGGAGGGTTCTGGGAATTTTTATGCTGATGGGGCTTATGATTCAAAGAAAGTTCTGAACACTGTGGTGGAAAAGGGTTATCGGCCGATTGTTAAGAAAACTAAGAACCCTCCAGGTGGTTTTGGTAGTAAGAGGAGAGATAGAGTGTTTTCTGAAGAAGAGTACAGGCATAGGAATCCTCATGAGGGGTTCTGGGGTGCGTTTACAACGTGGTTTGGCAGTAGGATCCCCTGTTTTCTGAAAAAGACTACTGTAACCCGAATCCTGCTTGGGGTAATGTGTTATGGTCTGAAAATCCTCCTCAGAGTCAAATACTGTTTAAATAACAGGGGGTGAAACTAAACACGCCCGTACTGGACAAAAGCATTATGAACATAAGAGTCATTGAAAAGCCAAGAAATTTCTAATTTTTATCTCTTTTTCTAAAACAAGAATTAAGAGAAAAATGAGGAGAAAAAATCACTTCTTGACCCATCCGCGGTCCTTCATTGCTTGGTAGACTCTGCTGACTGCGAGTACGTAAGCGGCGTCTCTCATGTTGATGTTCTTCTCCTTGTGTGTGTTGTAAACGTCCCAGAATGCCTTGCTCATCTTCTTGTCAAGCTTGGCCCTTGTGGTCTCGGTGTCCCAGTAGTCGCCGGTTATGTTTTGTACCCACTCGAAGTAGCTGACCGTAACACCACCTGCGTTACAGAGGAAGTCTGGGATAATGAGTATGCCCTTCTCGTAGAGGATCTCATCTGCCTCTGGTGTGGTTGGACCGTTTGCAAGCTCGGCAACGATCTTGGCCTTGATGTTGTCGGCGTTCTTCTTTGTGATGACCTCTTCGATAGCTGATGGTGCAAGGACGTCAACTTCGAGCTCAAGGAGCTCTTCGTTGGTTATTGTTGTTGCTCCTGGGAAGTCCTTAACGCTACCGGTCTTCTTCTTCCATTCGAGGACTTCATCAGCGTTGAGACCATCTGGGTTGTATATACCACCCTTGCTGTCGCTTACTGCAACAACCTTCATTCCGTACTCTTCGCTCATGATCTTGGCCATG belongs to Thermococcus bergensis and includes:
- a CDS encoding DUF4139 domain-containing protein, with product MNRKIIGGALVIFVLLAVIVFHQTKAEEGSTALALYDSAKIGVVEKTIQVELKTGINKVPLDMLEGLRIDEVTLKPLDEKVKVLGVVSKGTAGKNLMEANIGEEITVKLKSGETVSGEFLGYEDGKIAIQGDGYYLVSSEDIAYMKMDSIGEESTAEIYAIVNAEEDGKYFFKLIYRVGGISWSSRYKLYLRDRAEFYGYVVIDNPTNKSFENADVLLVSGDVQFYQPPQVIMGRYYTMESATKEVPQQPIQGTKLEAFYLYKLGTLDIAAFEKKLIPYIYQESEFTREYLYESYPYGGSQDVYEIISLKTSEVLPGGVVEIYKEMEDKNVLIGEQVIDHTAKGDSLRLKLGRDVDLKGKTEVLEERRGDRYSYYKIKVTLENFGNEEKEVVVRHYKWRGKILESSVSPITETADYVEFKVTVGPGEKEEIIFEYEVNY
- a CDS encoding acetate--CoA ligase family protein — translated: MDRVAKAREIIEKAKAENRPLVEPEAKEILKLYGIPVPEFKVARNEEEAVQFAREIGYPVVMKIVSPQIIHKSDAGGVKVNIKNDEEAREAFRTIMQNARNYKPDADLWGVIVYRMLPLGKEVIVGMIRDPQFGPAVMFGLGGIFVEILKDVSFRVAPISKEEALEMIKEIKAYPILAGARGEKPVNIDALADIIVKVGELSLELPEIKELDINPIFAYEDSAVAVDARMLL
- a CDS encoding GTP cyclohydrolase IV — protein: MFETQEEIPEIKERLHRVGITNLRTIARINWKGKLYTFIPTFEITIDVPEEKKGIHMSRLVESITETMSEAIEEEVKEAHTSLEELGLSVIKRLERKHPHKRAEVWIKTQLIMERETPASKKLSLETYDVEVGVIKEPEKLEKVLRVIVIGNTACPHAMANNQGKTHIQRAVARLEVRTDYDEAIALEDMIDVVESSFSSPTYTLLKTIDENAVVQNMYSNPKFVEDVAREIIFKAKQKFKGKIHVKVISHESIHKHDVIAETWY
- a CDS encoding DUF1699 family protein, with product MKIEIKARNNDDLLRKLEEKLNKDVTEVYINLRPTKIILVKILERAPNVKVIGCPPSLYPKVSKKIIKALNQMGIKLVPMNNSRGRPKKYDPDTLKLIEELIKKGKTPREISEELNIPLRTVYYIINGR
- a CDS encoding DUF530 family protein, which translates into the protein MTTTEELIAQINRVLDDIKTNMNRLFENFDPLYLAFNLNRNLAFLRDLEDELSRRVGETLSYATSSKKEVDPHIRRILLRNHYRMLTLERLRTAITAHKMALATIESNYTFYKGKKVIEIKDITNKEDLDSMKVSEKPIKLGRIEILPYLAYSGDVLRILSQKDTKTRDTFKEIKSKLKEKGQVQRKGMRIEVEYWQGGRLKKEKVELPLDADVDRELKKRFGQKFRWRLLTYVKTKGVLINSHYTIDNLALAYASLYPEEGAKILALDLFRYYYLTSEKERETIGLYPQLRPCIDCHYSIFDLPFMDEPGFRTGFGSMLLIRKCEAETLLSGRRSEISNIPNYLLGGVILYGVSPFDEKKVSELLGINEEELKEAIEKFVLSGLHMSLFEDTSKFERFMPKSDKAKQFLELLQG
- a CDS encoding DNA topoisomerase IV subunit A; translated protein: MLKREKPKERFSYDPKKVLQKLEEFGKEILEELKAGRNPFIDVPTRGLSNVYFDEKDRVIKMGDKTSRRYLFNVAHARKFMQTLLIAAYIKRLVAEGKHASLREAYYANKHTIPGTHENTFEDQSESDPIIEDLERMFGVLREEMHITADRRGYIYGDIVIKDGEDEFNASKLGMGGWAVPGTVEHIEFPEINVDYVLVVETAAMADRLIEEKYPKKEKALIVATQGQASRGVRRLIHRLHYEEGLPIIVFTDGDPYGWYIYSTIKQGSINLAYLSEKLATPEAKFVGMTMDDIKKYGLENVTEKLKGIPPNKKGGPTGDYKRIIEEMNYPWFQNKEWQRQLKLALKWGVRIEQQALANKSLEFVAKKYLPEKIANEELLP
- the top6B gene encoding DNA topoisomerase VI subunit B — encoded protein: MANSEANKLFKEFKIQSVSEFFRRNAAMLGYTGKVRSFTTIIHEAVTNSLDACEEAGIPPYVRVEIEELGSEHYKIIVEDNGPGIPENYIAHVFGKMLAGTKAHRNIQSRGQQGIGISGAVMFAQITSGKATRVITSTGGDEIIEAWVGIDVEKNEGKIFKKIKHPNPTGWRGTRIEMEVKEVRYIRSKQGPYWYLKLTAIANPHAHIELIEPDGKLIVFPRSSEEIPEPPEEMKPHPKGVMTDDIYRMARRTSRTTVRTFLIGEFSRISDKKVEELVKYIAALRLIKEEEEQRVREQLLKRLAEGEVDKVLASFGKKGKNALKEAEKLMEKPPEKLTWHEAEEIVEAFKYMTFLAPPTHGLRPIGEENIEKGLSGILKPEFVTAVTRPPKVYRGGIPFQVEVGLAFGGELSSGFDVLRYANRVPLLFDAGSCVITSAARSIDWKRYRVDDLERTPLVLLVNVVSVHVPYTSTGKQSIASEDEIYEEIRLAIMEVARRLAKYLGGKHRKLYQVKRRKTFEKYVPEISRALSILTGEPEGTIKTLLIKIIEKKFETIEEKPLEAEENA